The following are from one region of the Nicotiana tomentosiformis chromosome 7, ASM39032v3, whole genome shotgun sequence genome:
- the LOC104105794 gene encoding polygalacturonase-like yields the protein MELKFTSFAFLLLFFARIGDAQPTASPGVFDVTKYGATTNGDISKAVLDAFKEACAATSPSTIVIPKGTYQMNQVKLQGPCKAPVELQVQAILKAPSDPKQLSADIEWLTVNYIDRFTLSGGGVFDGQGKQAWGQNNCKDSKSCSNLPNNLSFNFLTNSTIQDITSQDSKLFHINVNGCKNLTFIRVNITAPQESINTDGIHVARSSNVNITDCVIGTGDDCISVGDELEQLHITRVTCGPGHGISVGSLGKTPGEKPVVGVYVKNCTFINTDNGVRVKTWPASHQGVVTDLHYEDIIVQNVSNPIVIDQVYCPYNQCNKDLPSKVKISKVSIKNIRGTSRTQDAVLLLCSKGAPCDGVEVGDIDITYNGKEGPAKSSCENVKPKLVGKQNPPICAGAQSS from the exons GGAGATATCAGTAAG GCTGTGTTAGATGCTTTTAAAGAGGCATGTGCAGCAACAAGCCCAAGTACAATAGTGATACCAAAAGGTACATATCAAATGAATCAAGTAAAACTACAAGGGCCATGCAAAGCACCAGTTGAGCTACAAGTTCAAGCCATTTTGAAAGCTCCTTCAGATCCTAAACAACTCAGTGCAGATATTGAATGGTTAACTGTTAATTATATTGATCGTTTCACACTTTCTGGTGGTGGTGTTTTTGATGGCCAAGGTAAACAAGCTTGGGGTCAAAATAATTGCAAGGATTCCAAAAGTTGCAGCAATCTTCCCAAT AATTTGAGCTTCAACTTCCTTACAAATTCCACAATCCAAGACATAACTTCACAAGACAGCAAACTATTCCATATCAACGTGAATGGTTGCAAGAACTTGACATTCATCAGAGTAAACATCACAGCTCCACAAGAAAGCATCAACACAGATGGCATTCACGTCGCGCGATCGAGCAACGTGAACATCACAGATTGTGTAATCGGTACAGGAGATGACTGTATTTCTGTAGGAGATGAATTGGAACAGCTTCATATCACTAGAGTTACTTGTGGTCCTGGCCATGGTATTAGTGTTGGAAGCCTTGGGAAAACTCCAGGTGAAAAGCCAGTGGTTGGAGTTTATGTAAAAAATTGCACATTTATTAATACTGATAATGGTGTTAGAGTAAAGACATGGCCAGCTTCACATCAAGGTGTTGTCACAGATTTGCACTATGAAGATATCATTGTGCAAAATGTTAGCAACCCTATTGTCATTGATCAAGTCTATTGCCCTTACAATCAATGCAACAAAGAT TTGCCATCAAAAGTAAAGATAAGCAAAGTGAGCATAAAAAACATAAGGGGAACATCAAGAACACAAGATGCAGTGCTTTTACTGTGCAGTAAAGGTGCACCATGTGATGGAGTGGAGGTTGGAGATATAGACATTACCTATAATGGAAAAGAAGGACCAGCCAAATCTAGTTGTGAAAATGTGAAGCCAAAGTTAGTAGGGAAACAGAATCCACCAATTTGTGCTGGAGCTCAGTCTTCTTGA